The DNA window TgccacattttaattttcatttaattaaaattataattttccttgtaattattttataccCATGGTTAATTTaggaatgtgttattttatttctattttttgttttgaattcctaatttaattctgttgggattagaaaaaaaattttgtatgatttcagtgttttaactttatttgttGAGGCTGGTTTTATCATGTagtatgtggtctattctggagaaatACTTAAgtgtacttgaaaagaaatgtatttttctgtcatTGGGTGGagtattatataaatatcaattataatCACAGTGATTgatagtgttgttcaagtcttctatatttttttctgatattctgTCTAGTTattctatcaattactgagagtGGCATATTAAAATCCCTAAGTATTGGTGTTGAGCTGTTTCTCCCCTCAATTAGTAAGATTTTGCTTCATATGTTTTGGGCCTGTATTGATAGGTGACAAACATTTATAGCTGATACATCTTTTTAAGGTATTGATCTTTTTAGCATTATTAAATaactctaaaaatatttgtttcttttttttatactttattgtcaaattggtttccatataacacccagtgctcttctccacaagtgccctcctccattaccaccaccttccttccccctccccctcccccttcaaccttggttcgttttcagtattcaagagtctgtcatgttttgcgtccctctctctccccaactctctttcccccttcccctctccatggtcctccattaagtttctcctgttagacctatgagtgcaaacatatggtatctgtccttctccgcctgacttatttcgcttagcatgacaccctcgaggttcatccactttgctataaatggccagatttcattctttctcattgccatgaaatatttgtttcaaagtctattttatctgacaTTAATACAGTCATTCCAGGacttaagatttttatttgtatagtttatatatttacttttttttgttttaaactgtaCTTTCAGAGTAGTTTTGATAGTAGTATTTAGTTCCTGCATATTTGATGTTATTGCTTATGTGTTTGGATTTATATCTGccattttgctttttactttctaTGTGTCTCAAGTTCGTCTGTCGTTTGTTCCTTTAACTCCTTTAttaccattttacttattttgcatGAGATAAATTTAcctacatattttctatttttagtttcttcatttcttcctatgGATTCAACATACTATctgatgttatttcttttcctacatacttttctttagtatttcctaTAAGGCAAGTCTGCTGGCAATGAATTTTCTCAGCTTTCTTCCACCACCACTGCAAGGCACCCCATctgtgattgtttttattttgccttcatttttgagggataattttgctgggtatagaattagAATTCTTGATTGACATcaagaacttttaaattttggGTTATGTCATTCTatttccttctggcctccagaagtcattattaattataatgtgtgtttgtgatgaattatttttctctagctgctttcaagatttttctctttgtctttgtctttagTAGTTGACTTATGTGTGTAGATGTAGATCTCTTGGTTTTTATCATAGTTGGGACCCCAATTGTCTTTGATATATAGATTAAGGTCTTTTCATAATGTGTTTTTGaccaatattttttcaaaatatttttctgcccTATTCTTGTCCTCTCTTTTTCTGAGAATTGATTACACATATACTGGCATCTCAGGTCCCCAAGTCTATGTTCacttttctttaatcattttttttttgcacttcaGAGTgtatactttctatttatttattttcacattcactgtttttttcttctgccatCTCGTATCTGCTGTTGTGCCTCTCAGGTGAGgacctcgcccccccccccagttttcatatttttcaactctagaaattccatttaattaatacatatagtttctatttctttatcaaGATTATGTCCTTATAGAATCACTGtcttcagatttttctttaattctttaagtATGATTCcctttaattctttgaacatatttataatagctgctcTGAAGTCTGGTCTTTGATAAACACAACATCTAGGTCCACTGAGAGTAAGTTTTAATGACTACTTCCTCCCCCCAATCCCATAcatcatacttttttctttctctacctgtctcctacttaaaaaacaaattttttaaacaagatatttttatttatttattaaaaaatttttaaatgtttttaatttatttttgagacagagagagacagcatgagcagggaggggcagagagagaaggagaccagaatcagaagcaggcttcaggctctgagctgtcagcacagagcccgacacagggcttgaacccacaaatgtgagatcatgacctgagccaaagtcagagacttaaccgactgagccacccgggtgcccctaaacaagatattttaaataactttttttcccttgatttttttaCTCATGCAAATGTTGctgatttgtttgtttggagtAACTTTTCCTGATATCCGTGGAACCTGTCTCTCCTATAGTGCTCACCTGACTTCTCTGCTcagatatttttacttaaatgtttactACTAAGTCTGGAGTTTTATTGGTTTCCCTGTGTCTGCATAGCTTAGTGGGCTACCAGTGATATATCAGATGTTGTCTCTAAATACCATCAGCTAGTAATGGTTGTGTCCTCTGCTGTGGCTCTGTGTTCACCTTGGGAAACTTATTCAAAGTTCAGGCAGTTTTTAGGTCTgcctcagcttttgttttctgtcagtCTTTTTGAATATCATATGCATCTGTACTCAGCTTCTGGACAGCTTAGGATGTGTGGAGAGTTTGGGCTCTCTTTGTTCTCCCTTGAATGTCTGCACAACTCTCCAGTTAGCTGGGCATGTGTGGAGGGCTTATCAaaccctctctgcttctctcattgCTAATATCTCCCTGCAAACTTCTGGCCAGGTTTCCAGTCTGCTGCTAACACAACTATAACATCATTCTCTGGCTAGGATGACTGCAGGACTTTCCATTCAGTACTGAATACAGCTTTTCCACTATTTCTTCCAAATCAAGTCAGCCCCTTCTGGCAGTGAAGCTACTGATTTTATACCCAGTCTTTTCCCTGGTGACACTTTCATATTGACCAAACGTGGGTTGGAGGAGGTTAGTTGGGAGCCATTCCAAGCAAGAGTGACAGAGTCCTTTGCCTTTGACTGGGCATTCAGCAACTGCTCAGTAAATGCCTCTCAATTTGTGGTTTTCCCTCTGGATGGTGTCCAGAATCATGAAGTGAGTATTTCtgataattatttctaattttatagttttttcctAGAAAGATTTATGGCCTCTCCACACTGCATACCATTTTGTATGGGCTAAAATTTCTTTGTGTTAAGATGAATACTTTCTTGGTATTATGTTTGGCCAAGCATGCTTTGTACTCAGATTCCCAAGTTGACAGCCCTTTAGCTTGCACTTACATGCTTAGTTGTACAACTTATACTCTTCCCCAAGTATCTCCATAGAGTCAGAGAGACTAAGTCAGAAAGAGTTCCACCTTCAGCTGTGTGGTGACCTATGAACAATCCACTACCTGTAGGCATCTCAGATAAAATATAGGTCACcaaaacaatgaataatattttaagtatgaGTAGTTACCAAACATTGCATGACACACActttactaaaaaattatttgctatttgtctgaaattgaaatttaactgacattctgtatttttatttgctaaatctggcaatccTCCCTTATCCATCTGGATTTTGACACTGTTCTATCAGTTCTACTTCCTCCCAAtacacacttgcacacatgcgtgcgcgcccccccccccactttcgcTCATGGTGAGATATTCCCTtaagggatcttttttttttttaatgttttttatttatttttgaaaggcagagagagacagcgtgagcaggggagggtcagagagagagggagatacagaatctggagcaggctccaggctctgaactagctgttagcacagaacccaaagcggggcttgaacccacaaactgtgagatcatgacctgagctgaagccggatgcttaaccaactgagccacccaggcgccccccgcccaAGGGATCTTATACGATCTTTGATGCAGATAGGTCTAGATTCTGTTGGGATCATCATCTACTCATTGGGAAAAGTCGTATTATattaaaatccaaaatcaagagattATGAGGATGGGTTGTTTCATTACTTTTCTATCAGAAAGCTTTGTTGACCCAATACAGATTAGCTCCACATGTAGTGAGAGAGGTCAGCCTTGTCCAATCACAAAATAGTTTGTTACATTCTTGCCATAAACAATTAGTTTTTATTGTACtgatttccagaaggaaaaaaatgtgctgCCTTCAATGTTAGACAAACATCtggcaacattaaaaaaataaaaatgtattgtatGTACTATTATTTTACCCTTTTGAAGTATACCATTCAGCGGttcttagtatattcacagaattgtgcaactaTCACATTAtataattccagaacattttcttcaccataaaaagaaatcttaccCATTAAGAGTCATCACCACTTTCCCATGCCCAATATCCCCAGCTTCTGACAAACACTAGTCTATTacatctctatggatttgcttatttcatgttccacataaataaaattatacaatatatgacatattatgtctggcttctttcaattaacataatgttttatttttttaatgttttttatttatttttgagaggcagagagagacagcacaagcaggggaaggtcagagagagaaggagacacagtatctgcagcaggctccaggctctgagctagctgtcagcacagagcctgacgtggggctcgaacccatgaaccgtgagatcatgacctgaaccaaacctatatgcttaactgactgagtacccaggtgccccaattaacataatgttttaaagGTTTATCCACATTGTGGCATGTGTGAGTACTTCATTCCGTTTCATTGTTGGATAATATTCCAAAATATGGATAtacctcattttgtttattcatcagcTGATGCATGTTTGAGTTTTTTCTGTGCCTGcaacattaaatgtaaattgatCCCATTAAAATGATGTATATAGTTCCAGTTAAGCAGGGCCTAcctcatatttatttcatttacagtatttttatttctagacagTGTGAATTTTTGTCTGTGTGTTAGCTAACAAATTATATTTCCTAGTGAAAAAGGGAAATCTGACTCCAACCTGGATCTGTTGAGTTTCAAAACCTGTGCTCTTTTGTAGGGTGACATGCGAcatcttttttatataatttattgtcaggttagctaacatactttgtatacagtgtgctcttggttttgggggtagattcctgtgattcgttgcttacatacaacacccagtgctcatagcAGAAAGTACCCTTCTCAGTGCctgtcacccatttccccctcttctctgtcccccatcaaccctcagtttgttatctgtatttaagggtctcttatgggtttgcctccctctctgtttcaaactattttttccctgtcccttcccccatggtcttctgttaagtttcttaagttacacatatgagtgaaatcgtataatatctgtctttctctgactgacttatttctcttagcataataccctccagtttcattcACATTGTTCcacatggcaggatttcattctttcacattgccaagtagcattccattgtatatataagtcaCATTTTcttgtactccaatgtttatagcagcactttcaacaatacccaattcatggaaagagcccaaataccATCAACcagtgaatgggtaaagaagacgtggtctatatatacaatggacataccacattctttaagtttttctcatttctgagacACATTATCTAATCCAAGCACCCTCCAGAAGCCTACTCTGAGCTCCTGTGCCCTAAGAGCATATACCATGGGGTTGAGGGCTGGGGGGATGACAATGTTGAGCACATTTAGAAGAACAGGGAAGATGGGAACTGCTTTTCCTGCCAGATGGGCTATTGACACGACCACAATGGTTGTGTAGAAGAAGAAGATGAGGATGAGATGGGAACTGCAGGTGCTCAGAGCCTTGACTATTGCCTCAGCAGAGTTCAGCCTCAGCACAGAGCGAAAGATTAGAACATaggaaataaaaactagaatCATGTCACTTCCACCAAGGACCCATGCCAAAGCTAACTGATAAAACCTATTAGTGGTAATGTCATCACAAGCCAAGCCAGTGACCCCTGGGTTGGAGCACATGCAGTGGTCAATTTCATTCTTGGAGCAGTAGTGTCTCTGGGAAGCCAGTACAGGCACTGGGATGGTCAATAGTATATTCCTAAGCATCATGAACACAGTGGCTTTTACCACAAAAGCTTCAGTAACTGTGGAGGAGTATTGAAGTGGGTGGCAGATGGCTACATATCTATCCACAGCCATGCAGAGGAAGATGCCTGACTCCATGCTAATAAAACAGTGAACAGCATAGATCTGAGTAAAGCACTCAGGGAGGCTAATGGCCTTGGCATCAAACCAGAAGATGGCCAGAATCTTGGGCATGATGGTGGTAGCCAGGCCAATGTCCACTATAGCCAGGATACTAAGGAATTGAAACATGGGCTGGTGCAGGTTATGCTCATGGTGAACAGTGATCACAATGAGGATGTTGGTACCAAGAGCTAAGAGGTATATcaaggccaggggcagagagagccagtgcTGCCATTCATGAATGCCTGGGAGCCCCATCAGGATGAACTTAGACACTTGAAATCTTGAGCTATTGGTTGTATCCTGGGAAATATCCATATTGTGGGGTGTCTGAATCTGTTGTGTCTGTCTGTAGATAAAGGGAAACAAGAAGGAAGCCTGGTTAAATATTCAGCTGAGATTCAGATTTAATTAAATGgttaattttcttataataagTGATATGTTAAACTTAAGTACAGGATAACTAGCAAAATGTAGAAAgggaaaacaacataaaaaaacagataaaagccaTCACTCTTGACACAATCCAGATGTAGTATGAACCTTAACAAACTATCTCAAAACCAGCTCATACTTACATTCCCCActgttctccccccaccctctgttttatcaataagaataaaatatagtaaaccATCAAGCCCCgtctttctgttctttaaaatagGCCTGATTTTTAGGCCACATTAAGCCTTGGATAGATTTTAAACATGGGAGGGACAAATTGGAAAATAGTTTTATCTCCACTTGATACTAATTAACAACACAAAGCTATAGGTGGTTAGATAGCTCTTGGTGCTGTGTCAAGCAGTTATTCagaagtctttttgttttctgttggttCCAGGTGGAGTTCTTTAACAAGTTTCTTATTCCTAAGGTACATTCCAGTAGATTCTGGCATATTCTCAAATTCAAATGGCATTATTCCTATTGTAAACTTTCTCATGTCAGATATAGGACTATGAATTTTAGTGACTGTTGAAGGACTGGGTCCACATGAAGCCGTTTCTCACTGTCTCCATTACTAATGACAGTTTGATGCATTGTTGCTGCGTTATCAAGAAGAGCATTTTAGAGTCTATCTGAGCagattcttccttttcctcccgaCAAAGCAATGCAGGCTCAGAATCTGGGCTCAGAGAATGTTCAACTTCTGATTTCTTTGTTCAAGTGTCTGGTACCATCAGGCATCTTCTTTACAGAGGTTTTTCCCTCTGGAACCGGGAGGCCTAGCTGATTTGGACAAGGTGGAGAGGCAACCGAATTTCCAGTTAAAGGTGTGTCAACAGGAATATCAGAATCACTGTTCACACTCTGGGCCTGTGCCAAGGCCTCGCATATCCACCTCTCCTTCTGTTCAAGTTCTTCCAGAGTCAGGGGCTCCTCATCTATAGCTTCAGACACTGTTCTGGTCTGGAGTAAGTCGCTGGGAGTCAGAGGCAGGGTGCTCTTGGGGAGCAGGAGGTGAAGATGGGCAGAGAAGTTCCCTGTGATGGCAGGGGAGGAGTGCCAGTGGGCAATGGTAGCTGCAAAGCTTCACTGCTTGGAGAGCCATGCGGGACCTGTGCATCTGAGTCGAGCTCCATGTCCGCTTGGAGAGCATGGGGGACTGATGCATTTGAGTCGACCTCCATGTCCGTGTCCATGGTGAGGCTGCTGAGCtgctttccttctgcttctttggACTGCTAGGGCTGGACTGGGCTGCCAGACCTCATGGTTGGCACTTGGAAGTTAGAAGTAATACCTTACTTCTAATTGGCAAATACATCCTTCTGCTGATATGCCGACATTGGTATAGACCCAACATCCTCCATTCATCTTGACTTCCTGCAAGTAGATATAGTAAAACCTGGATTGTTTACCAATTTCGAGAGATCCTAAATGATGCTTTTATTCTTTGGTGCTTCTCCAACTCGTTTCCCCAGCAGCACTATCCTTTCATAGAGTACAAGCCCTGGAATCTCCGATTCAGTCTCTTTGGGCCACCCTGGTGGGTATCCTAGCTGGTGCATTCTTTACATAAAAGGCGGAAGGCTCTTGTCTATCAGACCCAGGGCATCCTGAAGGTCTTCACTAAAGACTCTGGCTTGATTCTTCCAAATCTTTTTTCCACCTCTTTTGCATGGTATCACTCTTGAAAATTCTGACTGTTCACCTCACCACAGGCATCCCTgtactctcttcttttttcatgattttgagcaACATTCTGAGGCATTGGGCGATCTTTCATCCGATGTTCTTCAGAATCACAATGCGAACAGTGAGGCTTTGgcctttttgtctttatttgtatttcttgccCTTCTGAAGACATGATGTGGCTGACGACTTGCTGGTAACTTTGGTGAATTTTATTAAGTAATAGTTATCATAGTCTGCAAAAttgggtacatttttttttaaaaggtgagcTTAATGGCAAGATGCATACAAGAGCTTTATTCACTGTGTAGGATACTTGGGTATTTCCTATTGTTTGATAAACTGATGGTTTTCATTTTAGTAGCTGTTACCCTAGTTTATCAAGGCAACATTACAAAAACACAGGACACTTCCTATAACATAAAAACTTCCTTGTTGTATTTAATGGCAtaagattcttttatttatggTTCTCTTCTAGCATAACACCAGATGTCTGGGGCAAAAGATGAAAGGAAGACTTTTCCACATaatttttctgctctttcttaaatctttttactaaattttatacAAGTTTCTCTATTTCTTGATGACATTGTTTGATATAACATTGTTCATAAATATAATCTGTAATAAAGGTCCATCTAACTTAGTCTTTTTCACCAATATTCCACTTGGTCGAGTCAGaacattcaattttcttttaagttcctttctattaattaaaagccttttaaaatgtttattcattttttgagagacagagggagagagagagacagagcgtgagcaggggaggggcagagagagagggagacatagaacccaaagcaggtccaagctctgagctgtcagcacagagtctgacgcgggtctcaactcactgactgtgagatcaggacctgagctgaagttgttcatttaactcaggtgccccttcttttgaGTTCTTGATTCTCGAGGAGCTGCTCCAAGGTTTCCTGGTACTGCACTGCTCTAGAGGCTCCCACAACACTGCACTGCTGGCCCCATTCTTGTCCTCCTTGTTGCTGCCATTGCCTTTGAAGTGGGTGTCTTGGATTTAATTTAAAGATCTAAGATTCACTCATGTTCTTTTTCATCATGCTATTACACCATGTCTCTTGTTTCtggaaaatgttcagaaaagAGCAACTGAGATAGCCAAAATAAGGCCTGAAAGGAAGATTacagaagaagcaaagaaaatcagAGGGGAATCAGTTCACGGCTTCATgtcagttgtatttttttttttttaacatggagtaagaggatgtggacaaagcaggaaatgtaAACATGAATACTCTGATTTTTCATGACATAAATACTAAGGACAGAATAGATATAGTGCTTCGTGGAGGTCTTTCAAGGAAGAACAAGAAATCAAAACAAGAATTGTCATAATGATTTCCTTTTGGATATGGTTTAGATGTTTTCACAAAAACACCTTTGAAAGGTCTTTTCCAAAtttgaggaaattgaggttcacAGAAGATAAATGACTTATTTGAGGTCAGAGTTTTAAGTGATAAATGAGCTAGACTAAAATCTTAGTATTCTGTATTTAGCTGTTATTCATGTTCTGTTAAACTATTGTCGATAGCTTAATAAAAACAGGTCTTTCAATGTAtaaccttctttccctttttgatGACAAAAGTTAAATCGAAAACATATTAAAACCTACATtttccaatttattaatttttttaacactgagaTATATAAGATTATTAAATTGGCAATAATTTCCTAACACTTCCAGATTTTAGTAGGATTCTTCCAGgagcattgttttatttattattcaataattaattatttatttaattttaaacctttcctcaatatttttattaaataaggtagtttttttttcatgtagacatttatattttaactgACAAAACTGATGGAGGCCATAGAAAtgttaagtgagaaaaataacTAAGTTTTGCTAAAGTTCCCCctattgtaaatttaaaaaaaaattgaaacaagttagttaaaatatagtgtaataatgatttcaggaatagaattttgTGACCAAgggcattactttaaaaatacataatagcaTATATTTCCTTAAATGAATTTTAACATGTACAAGATTTAATTACCATAATTGCTATAGATAgttgacatttatatatttagatatttatacTTAAGTGAAATCAATGTTCACCGTATATATTTCATAATACCTCCCCATTTGTGgggtatttattttcattcaaatcTTGCATGGCTATAGaacattttcaagttattttatcAGCAGGGGAAAATAGCCAGTATACTTTGAATGAATTAGAAAATCATCTTTAATTCAGAATCTTGATGGCTattctcattacttttttttttttggaaaaaataaaaaaaatgataaacttctagctaggttcctcagaaagaaaagagagaacacaaaaatagacaaaatcatgaaggaaaatggatctattacaaccaatctctcagaaataacaagcaatcatcagagattactatgaaaaattatatgccaacaaactggacaacctagaagaaatggacaaattcctaaacacacatgcactaccatagttcaaacgggaagagatagaaaatctgaacagacccataaccagtgaagaaatcgactcagttatcaaaaatatcccaatgaataaaaacccagggccggatggattcccaggggaattctaccagacatttaaagcagagttaacaccgatccttcttaagttactccaaaaaatagaaatggaaggcagACTTCcagacttattctatgaagcacatatcactttgattcctaagccacacagagacccaacaaaaaaagagaactacaggccaatatccttaatgaagatggatacaaaaatactcaacaagatactagcaaatccaattcaacatcatataaaaagaattacccatcatgatcaagtgggattcattcctgggttacagggcaggttcaatattcacaaatccatcaatgtgatacatcacattaacaaaagaaaggttaaaaaccatatgatcctgtcaatagacgcagaagaagcatttgacaaaa is part of the Suricata suricatta isolate VVHF042 chromosome 11, meerkat_22Aug2017_6uvM2_HiC, whole genome shotgun sequence genome and encodes:
- the LOC115272532 gene encoding olfactory receptor 688-like, which encodes MDISQDTTNSSRFQVSKFILMGLPGIHEWQHWLSLPLALIYLLALGTNILIVITVHHEHNLHQPMFQFLSILAIVDIGLATTIMPKILAIFWFDAKAISLPECFTQIYAVHCFISMESGIFLCMAVDRYVAICHPLQYSSTVTEAFVVKATVFMMLRNILLTIPVPVLASQRHYCSKNEIDHCMCSNPGVTGLACDDITTNRFYQLALAWVLGGSDMILVFISYVLIFRSVLRLNSAEAIVKALSTCSSHLILIFFFYTTIVVVSIAHLAGKAVPIFPVLLNVLNIVIPPALNPMVYALRAQELRVGFWRVLGLDNVSQK